A single window of Mesotoga sp. UBA6090 DNA harbors:
- a CDS encoding SufB/SufD family protein, whose product MIESNYEREFTAIAKEYEKSGGNVSDFLRKDIVSIIVSGNKVIGKNTVDSVHVRAKELDNGVEIWIDIDDGTVIENPIHLCTGYLKPEGTQDILIHNHLGDRAKVKFISHCVFPSGVNFTHSMVADTDVGKHSEMLYEDTHMHSKDGGVTVKATYNTIVREGGSFRNLFYLTKTRVGKLFVKMNVSLEKYASAHIESKVYEREDDYVEIDEELYLNGEGSSGIAKTTVFATDRSRAKIINKAYGNAPFSRGHIECNEIIKGDSVEVGTVPELYVTNEKAELTHEASIGRVNVKQMETLMSKGLSEEEATDMIVRGMLR is encoded by the coding sequence ATGATTGAATCAAACTACGAGAGAGAATTCACGGCAATTGCCAAGGAGTATGAGAAATCAGGCGGCAATGTCTCTGATTTCTTGAGGAAGGATATTGTATCAATTATTGTTAGCGGAAATAAAGTGATTGGCAAGAATACAGTAGATAGTGTGCATGTGAGGGCAAAAGAACTGGACAACGGAGTAGAGATTTGGATTGACATCGATGATGGCACTGTAATAGAAAATCCCATCCATCTCTGTACAGGTTACTTGAAGCCAGAAGGAACTCAAGACATTCTCATTCATAACCATTTGGGAGACAGAGCCAAGGTGAAATTCATTTCTCACTGCGTCTTTCCAAGCGGTGTGAATTTTACGCACTCCATGGTCGCCGATACAGATGTTGGAAAACACTCCGAGATGTTGTACGAAGACACGCACATGCACAGTAAGGATGGCGGTGTAACTGTCAAGGCGACGTATAACACAATAGTCAGAGAGGGCGGTAGTTTTCGGAATCTCTTTTATCTCACGAAGACCAGGGTCGGAAAGCTTTTCGTAAAGATGAATGTTTCTCTTGAGAAATATGCATCGGCTCATATAGAATCCAAAGTTTATGAACGTGAAGATGACTATGTCGAAATAGATGAAGAACTCTACCTGAATGGCGAGGGCTCTTCTGGGATAGCAAAGACAACTGTATTTGCTACTGATAGAAGCAGGGCCAAGATTATTAACAAAGCCTATGGTAATGCACCTTTCTCAAGAGGACACATAGAATGCAACGAGATTATCAAAGGTGACTCCGTAGAGGTCGGAACGGTTCCCGAGTTGTACGTCACAAATGAAAAGGCCGAGCTTACTCACGAAGCATCGATCGGAAGAGTAAACGTAAAGCAGATGGAGACATTGATGTCCAAGGGTCTGAGTGAAGAAGAGGCAACTGACATGATTGTCAGAGGAATGCTCAGATAG
- a CDS encoding M42 family metallopeptidase, with product MNYSEQFLVEKLVDLVKTPSPSGFTDTIITYLDSELRGMGLNPRRTRKGALVVEIGGQKRPIVLAAHVDTLGAMVKSLKPNGRLEMTNIGGFTMNSIENENCIVHTKSGKSFTGTIQSISPSVHVFENARTLERKISNMEIRVDEEVKDAEALQRLGIEAGDFVSFDPRVTVTENGFVKSRHLDDKASVAVLLDLARRASSGELTFGRKTYLFFSNYEEVGHGASAALPEDCEEIISVDMGAIGDTLKTDEFVVSICAKDSGGPYDNSVVRNLIETAKRVSADYTVDIYPFYGSDVEASLRAGYDVKFGLVGPGVEASHGYERTHYRALENTLKLLMGYIES from the coding sequence TTGAATTACTCGGAGCAGTTTCTTGTAGAAAAACTAGTAGATCTAGTCAAGACACCTAGTCCTTCTGGTTTCACCGATACGATAATTACTTATCTGGATTCTGAACTCCGAGGAATGGGGCTCAATCCACGCAGAACCAGAAAGGGTGCTCTTGTCGTCGAGATAGGAGGGCAGAAGAGACCGATAGTATTGGCAGCTCACGTAGATACTCTTGGAGCAATGGTTAAGTCTTTGAAGCCAAATGGGCGGCTTGAGATGACGAATATCGGTGGTTTCACTATGAACAGCATAGAAAACGAAAACTGCATCGTTCACACAAAATCCGGCAAATCCTTTACAGGTACTATTCAGTCGATTTCACCTTCAGTTCACGTCTTCGAAAACGCTCGAACCCTTGAGCGGAAGATTTCTAATATGGAAATTCGTGTCGATGAAGAAGTTAAAGACGCTGAAGCACTTCAAAGACTGGGAATAGAAGCAGGTGATTTTGTCTCATTCGATCCGAGAGTAACTGTAACTGAAAATGGTTTTGTGAAGTCAAGGCACCTAGATGACAAAGCGAGCGTGGCTGTCTTACTTGATCTGGCAAGAAGGGCCTCTTCCGGTGAATTGACCTTTGGAAGAAAAACATATCTCTTCTTCTCAAACTATGAAGAGGTAGGTCACGGAGCCTCTGCGGCATTGCCTGAGGACTGTGAAGAGATTATTTCGGTCGATATGGGCGCGATAGGCGATACTTTGAAGACTGACGAATTCGTAGTTTCGATATGTGCTAAGGATTCAGGCGGTCCTTACGATAATTCGGTTGTAAGGAATTTGATCGAAACAGCAAAAAGAGTCAGTGCCGATTATACAGTTGACATATATCCTTTCTACGGCTCCGATGTGGAAGCATCGCTGAGAGCTGGGTACGATGTTAAGTTTGGACTTGTCGGCCCGGGAGTTGAAGCATCCCATGGTTATGAAAGGACTCATTACAGAGCTTTGGAAAATACATTGAAGCTTCTGATGGGATACATTGAAAGCTGA
- a CDS encoding multidrug transporter: MKRLMILLQELLIGFLVVSVLFFWDASLSKGLLLFTILLGVIVYRPQFEKKIESTDALSRIVRGILKKPCTLVLVTVILANQNRNLQSALGIISSYALIASVASISFLKFAKMREFRESLIAVSIATAMLLSGWLFPSAFTLPLFANIYFPSFWLFEIASGDLFAFLLVGVLSLWLFRLRHRFDRKD; the protein is encoded by the coding sequence GTGAAGAGACTGATGATACTCCTTCAGGAGCTTCTCATTGGCTTTCTGGTGGTTTCCGTCCTGTTTTTCTGGGATGCCTCTCTGTCAAAGGGCTTGCTGCTCTTCACAATCTTACTGGGAGTCATAGTATATAGACCGCAGTTCGAAAAAAAGATTGAATCTACGGACGCTTTGTCCAGAATCGTTAGAGGAATTTTGAAGAAGCCATGTACTCTGGTTTTGGTGACCGTGATTCTGGCCAATCAGAACAGGAACTTGCAGTCAGCGCTGGGAATAATCTCCTCATACGCTCTTATTGCTTCAGTTGCTTCGATTTCTTTCCTGAAATTTGCAAAAATGAGGGAGTTCCGGGAGAGCCTAATAGCCGTTTCTATTGCTACTGCTATGCTTCTTTCGGGCTGGCTGTTCCCGTCGGCCTTCACTCTTCCATTGTTTGCAAACATTTACTTTCCTTCTTTCTGGCTATTCGAAATTGCATCGGGCGATTTGTTTGCCTTTCTGCTTGTCGGTGTTCTATCTTTGTGGCTGTTTAGGCTCAGGCATAGATTCGACAGAAAGGATTAA
- a CDS encoding ABC transporter ATP-binding protein, which yields MIEALNLTRSFGSLIAVDQLNLNISSGEIYGFLGPNGAGKTTTIKMLTGVIAPSSGKIKIAGLDIERSKLEIKRLISVVPDEPKMYDNLKGVEFVKFIIDIYRLPPKETMSKLMDIADAFKIDYLGKYIGDYSHGMKQKLMVAIALMREPAVIFLDEPTVGLDASSAGKLKAWLRNMADKGTTVFMTTHVLEVAEKMCDRIGIIDRGRLIAEGTLSALREDFGSVESTLEELFLDITGDSSIEALTKSLQEGM from the coding sequence ATGATAGAAGCTCTGAATTTGACAAGGAGTTTCGGAAGCCTCATCGCTGTTGACCAGCTTAATCTAAATATTTCCTCCGGTGAGATCTATGGTTTTCTAGGACCTAACGGAGCGGGAAAGACAACGACCATTAAGATGCTCACCGGGGTAATTGCTCCGAGTTCAGGGAAGATTAAAATAGCCGGGTTGGATATTGAGAGAAGCAAGCTGGAAATAAAGAGGTTGATCTCTGTTGTTCCTGATGAACCTAAGATGTATGACAACTTGAAAGGCGTTGAGTTTGTCAAATTCATAATTGACATTTACCGTCTTCCTCCAAAAGAGACTATGTCGAAGCTTATGGACATTGCCGATGCCTTCAAAATCGACTACCTCGGAAAATACATAGGCGATTATTCACATGGAATGAAACAGAAACTGATGGTTGCCATTGCCCTTATGAGAGAGCCAGCCGTTATCTTTCTCGATGAACCAACTGTGGGTCTTGATGCGTCAAGTGCAGGCAAATTGAAGGCCTGGTTGAGAAACATGGCCGATAAGGGAACGACTGTTTTCATGACAACTCATGTGCTTGAGGTTGCCGAGAAGATGTGTGACAGGATAGGAATCATTGATAGAGGAAGACTCATTGCCGAGGGGACGCTTTCAGCCCTAAGAGAGGATTTTGGAAGTGTTGAATCCACTCTTGAAGAGCTCTTTCTTGATATTACGGGCGACAGCAGTATAGAGGCTTTGACTAAGAGTTTACAGGAGGGAATGTGA
- the dnaB gene encoding replicative DNA helicase, with translation MNELKTRIPPNSIESEEAVIGSILIDPDVVPDVMELLTSRDFYSRKNQLIFSAMEKLFDEGSPVDIVSVTERLRTGGVLEELGGEIELAKLADVVPTSANFFYYGKTVKEKSLLRSLISAASSIVENAYEGEETDEILDSAEKAIFQITEAQISKTYQHIGKIMHELFHNLERLKENAVTGRITGIASGYRRLDEVTTGFRPSDLVIVAARPSMGKTAFALSMATNMALKFQLPVAIFCLEMSKEQLAQRLLCNVTNFELSRLRAGDIGNEEWKRLTNGASTLQTAPIIIDDEPSLDPRSLRAKARRIKMEHNVQVLFVDYLQLMHTKGRSDNRQQEISEISRSMKLLARELDITVVALSQLSRAVEQREDKMPRLSDLRESGAIEQDADTVMFLYREDYYKDKSEVSDSPQVTKVIIGKQRNGPVGTIELMFHPKTATFYDKAFEANR, from the coding sequence GTGAATGAATTGAAAACAAGAATTCCTCCGAATAGTATTGAATCGGAAGAAGCAGTAATAGGGAGCATCTTGATTGATCCAGATGTCGTCCCGGATGTGATGGAGCTTCTTACAAGCAGGGATTTCTACTCAAGAAAGAACCAGTTGATCTTTTCAGCTATGGAGAAGTTGTTCGATGAGGGAAGTCCGGTAGATATTGTGTCGGTTACCGAGAGATTGAGAACAGGCGGAGTGCTCGAGGAGTTGGGAGGCGAAATAGAGCTTGCCAAACTCGCAGATGTTGTTCCAACTTCCGCTAACTTCTTTTACTATGGTAAGACAGTAAAGGAAAAGTCACTTCTGCGCTCCCTCATTTCGGCAGCGAGTTCGATTGTCGAAAATGCTTACGAAGGCGAAGAGACTGACGAAATTCTTGATAGCGCGGAGAAAGCGATATTCCAGATAACGGAGGCGCAGATTTCGAAGACTTACCAGCATATTGGAAAGATAATGCATGAGCTTTTCCATAATCTGGAAAGACTGAAAGAGAACGCTGTTACTGGAAGAATTACGGGTATTGCCAGTGGTTACAGACGGCTTGACGAAGTTACAACTGGTTTCCGACCCTCCGATCTTGTCATTGTTGCTGCTCGGCCATCAATGGGCAAGACTGCTTTTGCATTAAGTATGGCAACCAATATGGCTTTGAAATTCCAGTTGCCTGTAGCGATTTTCTGCCTGGAGATGTCTAAGGAACAGCTTGCTCAACGACTTCTGTGCAATGTGACAAACTTCGAGTTATCGCGACTCAGGGCGGGAGATATTGGTAATGAAGAGTGGAAGCGCTTGACAAATGGAGCCAGCACCCTGCAAACAGCCCCGATCATCATCGACGATGAACCATCGCTGGACCCCAGATCACTTAGAGCCAAGGCAAGAAGGATAAAGATGGAGCACAATGTTCAGGTTCTCTTTGTTGATTATCTTCAGCTAATGCATACAAAAGGTAGATCTGATAATCGACAGCAGGAGATTTCGGAGATTTCTCGATCTATGAAACTACTGGCCAGAGAGTTGGATATTACTGTAGTAGCTCTTTCTCAGCTTTCGAGGGCTGTGGAACAAAGAGAGGACAAGATGCCCCGCTTGAGCGATCTCAGAGAATCTGGCGCCATTGAGCAGGATGCTGACACCGTAATGTTCCTTTATAGAGAAGACTACTACAAAGATAAGAGCGAGGTAAGTGATTCTCCGCAAGTTACGAAGGTAATAATCGGAAAACAGAGAAATGGTCCCGTCGGAACTATCGAGCTGATGTTTCACCCGAAGACGGCCACGTTCTATGATAAGGCTTTCGAGGCAAATCGATGA
- a CDS encoding alanyl-tRNA editing protein has protein sequence MLEAVREIWFGEGTTYIKICYGNVYVDGESGQLGDRGVVDGLRIKTVSRFDGDTLIEVEGRIEKNEGDLVEIDINQIRRQDISQQHTAQHLLSAIFLREMDADTVGFQMGEEYTTIDLSLGILSDDMISHVEGICNDMIAKDLPVKSFTVDRSELHEVGLRKEIDKKISEGDRDIRLVEIEGIDISACSGLHIDRTGQIRLLKILKREKVKGSLTRIFFVAGNRALDDYATKHSLIARSAQLLTCKYSDLPNRIESLVGEIKASNSVVRSLSERLGYYIAGDIDGSRSRITFLDEEESVLAAIPKFVTLEEYLIIGKADDRVLLFGRNFDCQEVLSKIKEELEVRGGSGRDRGQFLFEGDFSTIKELILKNFS, from the coding sequence ATGTTAGAAGCAGTAAGGGAAATATGGTTTGGAGAAGGTACTACCTACATCAAGATATGTTACGGTAATGTGTATGTTGATGGCGAGTCCGGACAGCTGGGAGACCGTGGAGTAGTTGATGGATTGAGAATAAAAACAGTGAGTCGGTTCGACGGTGATACACTTATTGAAGTCGAGGGGAGAATCGAAAAAAACGAAGGCGATTTGGTCGAGATAGACATAAATCAGATCAGAAGACAAGACATTTCGCAACAACACACGGCCCAGCATCTACTTTCCGCCATCTTCCTTCGCGAGATGGACGCCGATACTGTTGGCTTCCAAATGGGTGAAGAATACACTACAATCGACCTTTCACTCGGTATTCTCTCAGATGATATGATTTCTCATGTTGAGGGAATCTGCAACGATATGATTGCCAAGGATCTCCCAGTAAAGAGCTTTACTGTAGACAGGTCCGAGCTCCATGAAGTTGGCTTAAGAAAGGAGATAGACAAGAAGATCAGTGAAGGTGATCGAGATATCAGACTAGTGGAGATTGAGGGTATAGATATAAGTGCCTGCTCAGGTCTTCATATTGATAGAACAGGTCAGATCAGGCTCTTGAAGATCCTGAAACGTGAGAAAGTTAAGGGTTCTCTCACCAGAATCTTTTTCGTCGCAGGGAATAGGGCTCTAGATGACTATGCCACAAAGCATAGTCTCATAGCCAGATCGGCTCAATTGTTAACCTGTAAATACTCTGATCTACCGAATCGTATCGAATCACTCGTGGGGGAGATCAAAGCCAGCAATTCAGTTGTGCGAAGCCTCTCTGAAAGACTGGGTTACTATATTGCAGGAGATATTGATGGATCTCGCTCGAGAATCACGTTTCTTGACGAAGAGGAGAGTGTTCTTGCTGCAATTCCCAAATTCGTCACACTGGAAGAGTATCTTATAATTGGAAAGGCAGATGATAGAGTTCTGCTATTTGGTAGAAATTTCGACTGTCAGGAAGTTCTTTCAAAGATCAAGGAAGAGCTAGAAGTCAGAGGAGGTTCTGGCAGGGATAGAGGTCAGTTCCTTTTCGAAGGAGATTTTTCAACGATAAAGGAGCTCATTCTGAAGAACTTCTCATAA
- a CDS encoding ABC transporter ATP-binding protein, with product MQERPILSVKNLSTYFNMAEGVVKAVQDVSFDLYRDEVLGIVGETGSGKSVTVKTVAGMVDNPGFIAGGEILFLTDEFSKSGEKDYIDLAKLPKDSFSRVRGKHIGMIFQDPMTSLDPMYTVGNQMIETIVHHKKVTEEEARERSIKLLEQVGIPKPSERIDDYPFQLSGGQRQRVVIAIALSCDPEILVADEPSTALDVTVQAQILELMKDLQEQFNSSMIFITHDLAVIAEIATKISVMYGSYQMEMADSLEIFDSPMNPYTFALLECIPRLDIKQDQLLPIPGQPPVMLNPPLLCPFLPRCSRATDKCYKEMPQLEQMKDNHFVRCWNPITNKVLLVKEAQE from the coding sequence TTGCAGGAAAGGCCTATCCTTTCGGTGAAAAATCTCTCAACTTACTTCAATATGGCCGAAGGAGTTGTCAAGGCCGTACAAGATGTCTCTTTCGATCTTTATCGAGATGAGGTCTTGGGAATAGTTGGAGAGACTGGTTCTGGGAAGAGTGTAACTGTGAAAACAGTTGCGGGGATGGTTGATAACCCAGGCTTTATCGCTGGTGGCGAGATTCTCTTTTTAACCGACGAATTCAGTAAGAGCGGTGAAAAAGATTATATTGACTTGGCAAAGCTTCCAAAAGATAGTTTCTCCAGAGTCAGGGGAAAACACATAGGAATGATCTTTCAGGACCCTATGACTTCGCTTGACCCGATGTACACAGTCGGTAACCAGATGATAGAGACCATTGTTCACCACAAGAAAGTTACCGAAGAGGAAGCAAGAGAACGATCGATAAAGCTTCTCGAACAGGTGGGAATTCCTAAGCCCTCAGAACGAATCGATGATTACCCCTTTCAGCTTTCCGGGGGACAGCGACAGAGAGTAGTAATAGCGATAGCGCTTTCGTGTGATCCGGAAATCCTGGTTGCCGATGAGCCTTCAACAGCTCTAGACGTGACAGTTCAAGCTCAGATTTTAGAACTGATGAAGGACCTTCAGGAGCAGTTTAACAGTAGCATGATTTTCATCACACACGATCTGGCTGTTATTGCCGAAATAGCTACAAAAATCAGCGTAATGTACGGAAGTTATCAGATGGAGATGGCAGATTCGCTTGAGATCTTTGACAGTCCGATGAATCCATACACATTTGCGCTTCTCGAATGCATACCAAGACTCGACATAAAACAAGATCAGCTCCTCCCTATTCCTGGCCAGCCGCCAGTAATGTTGAATCCACCCCTGCTATGCCCATTCCTTCCAAGGTGTTCAAGAGCAACGGACAAATGCTATAAAGAGATGCCTCAGCTTGAACAAATGAAGGATAATCATTTCGTCAGATGCTGGAACCCAATTACTAACAAAGTATTGCTGGTCAAGGAGGCTCAAGAATGA